The stretch of DNA GTTAAGGTAGCCGCAACCGATAAGCGCTAATTTAAATTTACCCATAGTTTACCTCTCTTCAAGTCTTATTAGATTTTTGTACTTTAGCTCCAACAGGCAACTCCTGCTCTACTTCCTACCAATAAATTACCATACAAATAAAGAAGTTCCTGCAAATATCAACATATTGCAGGAACTTCTCTTAAACCTTTTCATCCTATAACTACAAAGGTGGCGTCATGGCTCCTGCGGAAAGCTGTTAAAGGATTTCGAGAACTTATCGGAAAAGAAGAAACATCCGGTGCTTGATTTTATGACATTTCTTAATAACCCCGTCCCCGACACACAATTTTGCCGGTTTTCTTAGCCAACTTTGTTTAGAAATGTCGAAGTTCTTACGATATATTATAGATAACCAATATAACTGCAAAGGAGTGAGTACATGAATAAGCCACTGCCACACCCGCAAGAAAAGGCTTTTTTTATTGTTTGCCTCATATTCAGCATCATGACCTATCTTGCGTTAATCCTCAGTATCGTGGGAATCATTTATATCTTATTTCTTGCCTTAATGGTCTGGATCGCTACTGGAGTATTCTTAGGAGAGGTTCGCACCAATTCCGTCAAAGTGTCGGAAAGCCAATTCCCGGAGGTCTATCATTTGGCCACTGATCTGGCAGCCAAAATGAATCTGGCCGTCCCGGATATTTATGTCATGCAGGCTGGCGGAACGTTGAATGCTATGGCGACTCGTTTCCTGGGGCGTAACTTCGTTATTATTTTTTCGGATGTTTTGGAATTAGCCTATGAAGAAGGGGAGGATGCCCTGGCGTTTATTGTAGCCCATGAACTGGCGCACATCAAACAGAAGCACTTATCACGCCGCTGGTTGGTGTATCCAGGCTTGTTGATTCCGTTTTTGGGCCCAGCGTATTCGCGCAGCTGCGAATACACTTGCGATAGTTTCGGCGCTTACTATGTCCCTGACGGCGCGGTCAACGGCCTGTTGATTCTAGCCGCCGGCAAAAAGATCTACAACAAGGTCAATGTGAACGCTTTTCTTCGGCAAGCCGACACGGAGCGCGGTTTATTTGTTTGGTTGGCCACCATTATTTCGACTCATCCCCCCTTGACAAAACGACTCAAGGCCATTACCGATGTGAGCGCCCATTATGCCCGCACAGCAACGCCCACAGCATATGGACATACGAACGCATAGCCGGGCACTTCTACGGCATCTCGTTACGAGATGCCGTTTTATATTTCCATAGTTATTCAGATACTCCCCGGCCAGTACAGCGCAAAAATCGAGTCAGCACAACTTTAGGCCTCAAATCATAAAGGTAGCCGGTGTAATATTGAGTTAAATAGTCTTTTATGAAGTTAACATGAGAAAACAACCAAAAAAGACGGAATTTGATCAAAAATTTTACCTATGCTATAATAATAATGTGAGAAAAATTTTCAACTGCCGTTTTGTCAAAGAGACGGTTGCAGTGGATATTTATGAATCCGATTTGCCAGAAATCGGGCGCAATTCCGGCTTATGCCCCGCAGCGGTGACAAAGTGGCGATTGTTATTCATAACAACGGCCGCAGAAATTTGATTTTTTGCGTCGGAGAACCCCGCCGCAAGCGTCTCTGTGGGTATTCTGGATGATGAGGAAGCTCAGATTCACCGGGATCATCGGTGATATGGCCTGTGCCTAAGGCGTTAGAAACGATTGACTATACTTTCGACACTGATTCCATCCTCGTAATTGCCAGCGAATACAACAAGTAAAAGCATTAAAAGATATCCTACCGCACGGAAGCCAATTTTATGAAAGCAACTCATACGAATTTGGAATGAGGGAGGGAAACTATGCATATACTCATTTTTGAGCTCGGCCTTGCCGTTGCTTTAATTGCCTTTGCGGGGCTGCTTTCCAATAAATTTCAGTTTTCCATTATTCCGTTTTATATTCTCGTCGGCATGGCGGTTGGACCACATGCCCCGCAGCTTGGAATTTTTGATTTCCGCTTTATTGAGAGCGTAGTATTCATTGATTTTCTAGGCCGGCTCGGCGTACTGTTTTTGCTTTTTTATCTTGGCCTGGAATTTTCCGTGGGGCGTCTCTTAAAATCCGGAAAGACAATCATCACAGGGGGGATCTTGTATGTGGCCCTCAATTTTGGCGCCGGGCTGTTGTTAGGTTGGATGATGGGTTATCCCCTAGCCGAAACCATGGTTGTCTGCGGTATTATGGTCAGCTCTTCCACCGCTATTGTCGCCAAAGTTCTGGTTGATCTGAAACGCACGGCTAATCCGGAGACGGAAATTATCATGGGCATGATTATGTTTGACGATCTATTCATCGCGATTCACATGTCCATTTTGTCCGGGTTGGTGCTAAGCGGGCAGACTACTTTGCTGGGTATACTGGGAACTTCCCTGGGGGCTCTCGGGTTTATCCTGTTCTGTTTATTCATGGGTCGAAAAATTATCGGTCACGTCGACAAGGTACTGAACATTCAGTCGGGAGAAATCTTCCTGCTCCTCGTTGTCGCCATGCTGTTTATAGTTGCAGGATTTTCCGAGACCCTGCATGTAGCGGAGGCTATCGGCGCATTATTAATCGGAATTGTCCTGGCGGATTCCATGCATGTGAAGCGAATTGAACACCTGGTCATCCCGTTTCGCGATTTCTTCGGCGCCATGTTCTTTTTCAGTTTCGGACTGAGCATCGACCCCTTTTCCTTGGGTGGGTCGGTCGGAGTCGCCCTTGCCGGAGTATTGCTGACGGTAATCGCCAATTTTCTTGCCGGCCAGATTGCCGGGCGTATTGGCGGGCTATCACACCGCGCAGCGGCTAATATCGGATTAACCTTGGTTAGTCGCGGAGAATTTTCGATTATTATGGCGAACATCGGCAAGGCCGGCGGGCTGTTACCGGTCGTACAATCCTTCTCTGTTTTATACGTGCTGATCCTGGCTATTATGGGCCCCCTGCTTACCAAGAACTCTAAAAATATTTACAATACGGCTGAAAAGCTCATAAAGTGGGTAAAAACGCGAAAACAGCAGGAAGCTTCCTGATTAAAGGATGTTCCTGATAAGAATAACTTAGGAAACCGCTGCATAACGCAGCGGTTTCCTGCTTTGTCTTCAATAATCAATTCCAATTCTATAAGCTTGCCAAAACGTCTTTCGAACTTCGCTCTTATCAATCTTCCGTCCTTGTTTCTTCATCCGCTTTCGCCGGCTGATGCAGCAAGCCCTGAATCATACGCTCCATATCTACGCCCGAAACATTTTTCAGCATTTCGGGAGCTGTTGCCATTAAAGCAGTCACGTATTTACTGACCTTTACCGCCCCGTCGCCGCCGCCGGCATCCACCACCGTCAGTTTATCAATGGTTTTTAAAGGCTCGGCGATTTTTCCGGCCAATTCGGGCAGCATGCGGATGACGATATCCAGCACAGCGGCTTCGCCGAATTTTTCGAAGGCTTCGGCCAGCTTTTCTTTGGCCTGTGCTTCCGCTAAGCCTTTTAGGCGCACAACATCAGCTTCAGCTGTTCCTTTGGCCCGCTCGGCGTCGGCGATCGCCAAACCTTCCAGGCGCTTTTGTTCGGCACTGGCCTTGGCTTCCGCCTCAATACGATACTGGAGGGCGTCAGCCTCTAGGATTTCTCTGGCCTTGGCCGCTTCAGCCGCCTGCTCCACTGCGTAGCGATCAGCATCGGCCTTCTTTTTCACTTCCGCATCAAATTGCTTTTCCCGGCGCAGAATTTCCTTTTCCTGCACATCGATTTCCCGCTCTTTGCGCACGATTTCGATCTTCATCTGTTCCTGGGTGACTATCTGTTCCGAACGGGCTTGCTGGATGCTGTAAGCTTGGTCGGCTTCCGCCTTGGCTGTATCCTGCTCGCGTTTGAAGACGGCAATCTTGAGTTCCTTTTCCTTGGTCGCCTCGGCAACATTGGTATCACGCAGCAGTTCCGCCTTTTGCCCTTGCTCATCTGCCAGGGCTTTTTTGATGCGGGCATCGCGCATCGCTTCGGCTTCGGCAATTTCCGCGTCCCGCTTGACGGCGGCGATGCGGGGTTTACCGAGGGCATCCAGATACCCCTGTTTATCCCGCACGTCCTTAATGGTAAAGGATACGATCTGCAGGCCCATCTTTTTTAAATCGCGGGCCGCCACGCTCTGCACTTCCTGAGCGAAGCGATCCCGGTTGCGGTATACTTCTTCTACCGTCATGGTTCCCAAAATGGCCCGGAGATGGCCCTCCAAAACCTCCTGCGCTTCAGCTTTCAATGCCTCCGAAGGCTTTCCTATGAACTGTTCGGCAGCGGTGGCCACATCCTCAATGGCGCTGCCGACCTTGATAATCGCCACTCCGTCCGCCATGACCGGCACTCCCTGCTCAGTATAAACCTCGGGTGTCATAACATCCAGTTTGTGCGAAAGCAGGGATAAATTATCCGCCTGTTGAAAAATCGGCAGAATGAATGCACCGCCACCCCTGACGATTTTAATCTTCCGCCCCGATTCATCGGTAAGCACGTCAGCCCCTACCAAAAAGGAACCGGTTACAATCATGGCCTCATCAGGGCCAACGGTTCGATATCGCGCCCAAAACGCTAAACCCAAAACAATCAGGACAACCAATACCGTTACGATAATCATATTATGTTCCTCCTCCACTTTTCAGGCCTATTCTTCAGCGCGTTCTCCCTGACTTGACACATACAAAACTCCGTCTCTGACCGCCGATACGATGACCGGAGCGCCGGCAGGAATATCCAGGGTTTCGCTGCTTGCCGCTATTTGGTTGGTATGGCCGGCCCCCACTTTGAGCAATACCTCGCCATAGCCGGATGCCGGAATGGGGATTATCACCTCGCCCGTTTTGCCAATCAGGTCTTTGGTGAAAAAACCGACAGAGTTCTCGGCTTGTTTCATCGGCCTGACGTAGACAAAATTCACCAACACAGACAAGAAGGATGCTGCCAGCGTTGACAAAACAATGACGCTAACCGCACTGTAATCCGTATATCCGCTCAATATCACGCCTGCCCCGCCGAAGCTGGCTACTCCCCCGACAAGAACCACCGGCTCAAACCAATCGCCATGCTCAACAGAAAAAGAGTCAAGCACGCCGTCAAACACACTATCGGCAATATCGCCAAACAGAATCGTAATCACCGCAAATGCCACGCCAAATGCCAGGCAGCCCCAGTACACCTCCAGCATAAGACCCTTCCTCTCCTACCGCGCTGGACGGTTTGTTTTTATATAAATTACTGTTCAAATACAAAAGTTCCTGCAAATATCCAAACACTTGCAGGAACTTCGACTTATTTTTCGCCATTACCAATGATACGGTTCTCCTCTACCAATCTTCACCGCCCGATAAATCTGCTCCGCCAGCAGCAGTCTCACCATCTGATGCGTAAACGTCATCTTCGAAAACGACAGTCTCTCCTTAGCCGCAGCCAATACCTGAGGCGCAATGCCAAATGCGCCTCCGATAGCAAAAGTGATATCGCTCTGCCCCTTTAGCGCCAAATCATCCAGTTTAGCGCTCAACTCTTCCGAGGACAGCTGCTTGCCATATACATCAAGGGCTACCAGATAACTGGCAGCCCTGATGTTTTTTAAAAGTTTATCGCCTTCGCGGCTGAGGACTTGTTGTTTTTCGGCGTCGGAGGGGTTGTCCGGCATGCGCTCTTCGTCAACTTCGATGATATCCAGGCGGCAGTAAGGGGTTAGACGCTTGGTGTATTCAGCGATGCCGGCGGTGAGGTATTTTTCTTTGATTTTGCCAACGCAGACAATGCTGATTCTCATTTATTGCTGCTCATTGGGCATTTCTTCTAATACTACGTTCAGGGTCATGGCCTTGTTATTCCGCTGCAGGATGACCTCGACCGTACTGCCGATGGGCTTGCCTTCAACGGCGGCTCTGAGGTCAACTACGGTGTTGGTCTCCATGCCGGCGATCCTGATGATCAGGTCGCCTCGCTGAATGCCGGCTTTATCCGCCGGGCCGTTTAGGGTCAGGTTGGCCACGTAAACGCCTTTTTCGGCGTTGAGTTCATAACCGTATTGAGCGGCGGTTTTCTTGTCCAGGACGCCGACGCCTAAATAGGGACGGACGACTTTACCTTTTTCAATAATGGACTGAAGGATGGGGCGGGCGGTGTTGATGGGGATGGCAAAGCCGAGGCCTTCCACACCGGTAAAGGAAATCTTGGCGCTGTTGATGCCGACAACCACTCCGTCGGCGTTAACCAGGGCTCCGCCGGAATTGCCGGGGTTGATGGCGGCATCGGTCTGAATCAGCTTGAAGCGGCGTTCGCCGATTTCCAGGGAGCGGTTCAGGGCACTGATAATGCCGGCGGAAACGCTGCCTTTGAATTCTACGCCCAGGGGATTGCCGATGGCGATGGCCGGTTCGCCGACCATCAGCTGATCAGAATCGCCGAAAGCGGCCACGGGAAGATCGGTTGCCTCTACTTTTACGACAGCCAGATCGGTTGCCGGGTCAACTCCCAGCACTTTTCCCGGGAAATTGCGTCCGTCCAGCAGGGAAACTGTAATTTCAGCGGCATTTTGCACCACATGATAATTGGTGGCAATATACCCTTTAGCGTCAAAGATGACGCCGGAGCCCTGGCCTTGGTCAACCAGGACTTTACGATTGAAGAAGTCCCGGGCATAGGCTTTATTGGTGATGCCGACAACAGCCGGGGAGATCTGCTGTGCTGCGCGGACAATCGCCGTGTTGCGGGCGTCGGAGATACTGGCCTGAGCGATGGGTGGAAAGGACTGCTGCGCCTGAGGTATGGGTTTAGCCAGGAAATTCCCTCCGTAGCCCAATACCAGACCACCGCCGATGAGAGCGCCAAAAACGGCAATAATGAAATAAGGCGCCAAAGTACGATACCACTTGCTCATAATGATCCTCCTTAAGAGATGTGAAGCATCTCGGAATTATCGCTATTTTTGCCCGTCCGCATCAGAACTCACCGTACGATCGGGGTACGTTACATAGAGTGTGAAATCCGCAGTTTGAGTATACCCGGCTTCTTCCAAAATGCCGGTCACGGTGGTCTGGGCAATGTCCGGGCGGTTGTTTTCACGGCTGAGATGTGCTAAAAAAATGTCGGTATGACGGTTTTGAGCCAGCCGGACTAAGGTCCAGCCGGCATCCACATTGGACAGATGGCCTTTGTTGGACATGATGCGCCGCTTGAGGGGCCAGGGGTAAGAGCCGGTTTTCAGCATATCTACATCATGATTGGCTTCTAAGACTACGGTGTCGGATCCGGTGAGAGCTTTTTTTACCGGATCCGTTACGAATCCCAAGTCTGTCGCCAGGCAGCATTTCCGGCCGGCATGGTAAAAGGAAAACCCCACGGGGTCGGCTGCGTCATGGGAAATGGAAAAGGGCTCGACTTTGACATTGCCGATATCCAGGCTGTCAGCCAAGGGGAGGCAGCGGACCTCAGGCAAAAGAGAACGGAATGATATGGCATCCCATGTGTCAGGACGGGTATAGACCGGTACCTGGTATCTTTTCATCAAAGTTTTCAGTCCGTTAATGTGATCGGTATGCTCATGGGTAATCAGTACGGCTGACAGGTTTTCCACGCCGATGCCCACTTCGTCCAGTCCCTTTTTGATCCGCCGGGCGCTGATGCCGGCATCTACCAGAACGGCAGTTTCGCCGAACTTCAGGCAGGTAGCATTGCCAGTCGAACCGCTGGCCAAGACATGAATTTCCATGGAAAGGGCTCCTTTACAGACAGTTTGGGCATATTTCATTATTCGCCTTTATCGGTCATTTTCCTCTTACAGTCGGGCTCTTGTAAAATATTGTATATATTCCCGGGGCGTACATTCCACGACGGCTTGACGGACTGCCTCCGGCACAGCATTCAGTAAAAGGCCGGCAATTTCCGTCAGCCGCTGTGCTGACTTAGCCTCGAACCGCAGGGTAAATAAGGGTTCGGTGACCGAGGCCCGGATCATGGCCCAGCCATCGGGAAAGTCAATCCGTACGCCATCAATGCGATTAGGCTGATAAATGGCCAGTTTGTAGGCAATATCATCCAGAATGGCTTCCTTATCGCTGCCGCTATAGGGGACCCGGATGTCAGGGGTCAAAAGGTAGTTGGGAATATCGTCCAGCAAGGCGGCCAGGGACTGATGGGCGGCCACGAATTCAGCCACTTTCAGTCCGGCAAACATGGCGTCGTCATAGCCTAATTCCGAGAGGAAGAAGTGGCCGCTGATCTCACCGGCCAGCAGAGCTTTTTCCCGGATAAAGGCGGTCTTGCTGAAGGTATGGCCAGCTCTGGCCATCACCGGTCGACCGCCGGCCCGGGCGATTTCCTCCGGTACCACCATGGAGCATTTGGCGTCATAGATTACCGGGCCGGCGGATTTTTCCAGATAATGTCGGGCCAGTAAGACCAGGATATCATCATTGTCGGCAGCGCGGCCCTGCTCATCCACGAAGCCCACCCGGTCCCCGTCGCCGTCAAAAGCAATGCCTAAGGCTGCGCCGTGCCGACGTACCGCTTCGCCTAATGCAACCAAATTCTCGGCCAGGGCCGGATTGGGCGCCCGGTTGGGAAAAAGGCCGTCAGGCTGACAAAAAAGTTCAATAACTTCATAGCCCAGACTGCGATAAAGCCTGGGAGCAATGGTCGAAGTCGCGCCGTTGCCGGCATCCACTACGACCCGCAGCTTGCCGGGGGCCGCCTTGGCTGCCGTATCCGCCAGATAATCCTCTATGACCGTCAGTTGCTCTATTTTGCCGGTAGCATCAATCCGGGCGTTCTCCGCCACCATTTCGCCGATTTCGGCGATATCCTCCTCAGTAACAGGCTGACTGCCGAGAACCGGTTTAAAACCATTATAGGGGGCGGGATTGTGGGAGGCTGTCACCATGACTCCGCCGTCAGCCTGAGTCTGTTTCAATGCATAATAAAATACCGGCGTGGCCACCGTGCCGATGTCCAGCACATGGCAGCCTGATTCAGCCAGGGCTTTGACCATGATGGCCTGCAGTCCCGGTGTGGAGAGACGCACATCGCCGCCCACCACTACTTTTTGTCCGGACAGCTTGACGCCCACCGCCCGGCCGATCCTGGCCGCCATTTCGTCCGTCAGATCTTTACCGGCAATGCCGCGAATATCACAAGCCTGGAATAAGCGCATCGTTGATCCCCTCTTTGTAGTGTAGAATTTAACTTTCGTACATAAGTATTGCTAATGTTTATTGTACCATGGGTAAGCTTCTGCCACAAGAATTCCTCAGGTACCACATTTTTGGATGCTCGCCTTCTATGTAGAAAGCATCCTCAGCTGCCCTTAAGGTCAGTAAAGGATGCTTTTTATGGATAACCGGTGCTAATATCCGTATCACCGCTATGATTCATATGATCCTTGGCCCATTCCAGCCAAGCGGCCTCATATTGTTGATAATTCAGGCCGGTAGCCTTTTGAACGGCCCTGTCGATCTTTTCTCCCTGTTCCAGGCTCTGAATCACCTGCTGCAGCGCCTGTTCCCCGTGAACCTCGGCGATGTAGCGGACAGCCGCCAGGGACTGACGATAGGCCAACGATTGATTGTCCAGCGAGTCAAACTGCGCATCCAGCTCATCCAGAGTAAACAGTCTGCCATTCAGGGTGTTGTCCGGGGTCAGCCATTCATAGCCGTTAATCTTGTATTCGGTATATTGGGCCAGCCCTTCGGTAAACCAGCGGGAATAGTTGCCGTTGGTCCGATAGTCAAATACCAGGTGAGTAAACTCATGGACCATGGGGCCGGTACGCATAAATTCTTTCGCTGATACCTTGTCTTGCAGCCAAACATCCGGCGCCAGAACCTGAATCACTCCGCCCCAGTATACCCCCATGGCGCTTTGGTTTCCCGTCCAGCCAAATGCCTTATATAACTCATCTTTATCGCTGTGCATTACTATCAGCGTCTTGCCAGCCGGGGCCTTCCCTACCAGCGCGGTCACTGGCTGATAGGAATTCTCCGCGGTTTGGGCTACTATTTCGGCCATCTTTCTGTCGCCGGCATGGTATTTGACCCGGAAGTGACCGGTCTCCAGAACCTCCAGCTGACGGGTCTCATAGTTCTGCTTGACCTGAGCCCCTTGACGCACCGTTGAATATACCAGCTTATGCAGGCGGAACGGATACAGCACGCACAGAGCAGCAATGATCAGAATCAGCACCGGAGCCAGGCTCACAGGTACTGTCTTGTTCATAGTACCCCTCCTCTCCGTCCCCTCAGTATATCACATTAAAGCACTTTCGCCCACCGGTACTTTATGTAAACAAAAAAACNCCGCAAAAAAAGATCCCCGCAGCGGCGGAGATCTTTTTTGGGCCTTTACGGCTGAAACGTGAAGCTATTGGGGCAATTTTTCTGTCTTCTGACACTCCGAACATACACCGTAAAAATAGAACTGCTGTCCGGTCAGTCTGTAGGAAGTCTGACTGGCAATCGTATCGATGAAATCGGTGGCGTCAATTCCCAGGATATCCTCCACCTTGCCGCACTTACAGCAGTTTATGTGGGGATGATTGTCTGTCTTAGCGTCATAGCGGAAACTGTCTTCCCCCACGTTTAATACCTGAATGAGTTTCAGTTCTTTAAGGATTTCAATGGTTTTATATACAGTAGCCAGACTCATAGTCGGATAAAGCGGCTGCAATTCGTTGAAAATCATTTCTGCACTGGGGTGAGCCTTAGTTTTGGCCAAAACGTCATAAATGGCCAAACGCTGCGGAGTCACTTTAAATCCCTTGTCACGCAATAATGATGTCACGCGGCATTCCACAAACAACACCTACTTTTTTAAAAATATCATGTAATAATAATTATCTTCACATTATAATAATACCGTTTTGCCCTCTTTCTGTCAAGATCATTCCGCATAAATAAAGAAAAAAGTCCTATAAAAATAATTTTCAGGACTTTTTTCTGTGTCGGAATGCATGCGTGCTAGTGGATAGACAGGAAATGAATCTGCCATCCGCGTCTTGTCAAAGCAGTTCGACTTAAGACATTTGGCCTTGCTGCTGCGCCTGTGCGCTGAATTTGGACTGAGCCTGGGCGATATCCTGGGGATTGGCGTTTTGTACCTGATAATAGCCTTTTTGCTGCATAAGGTTGAATAGTTGCTGCTGCTGGGTATAGATATCCCCCAGAACGGTCATATAATCCCGTCTTAATTGCTCGTTGCTGGCCTCAAGAATATAAGTATTCAGCGCTTCCGCCATATGTTTCGATTCGTTTAAGCATACCTGCAGGACATCCCGGTCGCTGAACTGCATGCCCTGGCCGCTCATCTGGCCTTGTTGGCCGGATTGATTCTGTTGACCTTGCTGCGCCAAAATGATTCACCTCTTATTTCTGATTAATTCGGATTTTGCCGGCGTTACTGCAGAGTTTGACCTGCGCCCAGATGCTTTTTCATAGTTTGGAAATTTTGCTGGCTCTTTTGACCGATCTGCTGCAAAAGCTGTTTTCCTTGGGTATCCTGCATGGAACTGGCAAAATGATTCATCAAATTCCCGCAGCACTGTTCCATGCTGAGAAAGTCTTCCAGATGCATCAATTCTTTAGCGGTTAGCATGTTGCATAATCCCCCCTTTCGGTTTTATCATTGCATCATTGTTAGAATGCATCGAAATAGAAGGATTATGCCACTGTTGGCAGATTCTTGGTTAGGAAATTTATTCCTGGCAAATGTCAGCAAGCCCCTTCCTCTTTCCATTTGCCGGCGCGGAAGCGGTGCCACATCACCGCGCTGCGCAGTAAAAAGTCAAGGGCGGTAATCCACCAGGCGGCGGTTATCGCATAACCCCAGACCTCGATGAACAGGTAAACAAGGGGTATACGCACCAGCCAAACTCCCACTGCAGTTACATACATCGGCCACTTGGTGTCACCGGCGCCGCGCAGGGCTCCTGCCATGACATAATACAAGGCCAGGGTAGGCTGCTCCGCCGCCGCGATCATGACACAGGCCGAACCCCACGCAATGACAGCCGGGTCTTGAATAAACAGACGGGTCAGAGGCTGGGAGAAAAAAATGAAAACAAACCCCAGTCCGCTCATCAGCCCTATAGCCATGGTCCGGGTTAACCTCGCATACTGTTCAGCCCGATGGGGGATATGCCGGCCCAGGGATTGCCCCACCAGGGTCATGGCGGCCACGGAAAAGGCGAATCCAGGCAAAAAGGAGATCGATTCAACCTGCATGGCGATTTGATGGGCGGCAAATTGTACCGGACCTACTCCGGCCAGGAGAAAGGTAAAGGCAACCCTGCCCCCCTGCATGGCCAGTTGTTCCATGCCGGCCGGCAGACTAATGCGAAGAATGCGCCGGACATCATCGGGGCGATAGACTGTCATGTCCTTTAGGCTCAGACGGATCAAAGGCTGATGCATCAGCATCACCACAGCCGCTATTCCTCCGGTCACCTGACCGGAAACAATCCCCCAGGCCGCTCCGTATACTCCGGCTGCCGGCAGCCCAATGCCGAAAATGGCCAGATAACTAATGGCAATGTTCAAACCGTTATTTAATAAACTAATCAGGAATGAGTCCCTGGTGCGTCCCACCCCGCGCAGGATCGCACAGCCAACCGACATCACCAGAAAGGTTGGCGAAACCAGGAACACTATTTTTAACAAACTGCCGGCTAACTGGGCTACCGACGGATCGGCATCGACGAGCTGAAAAATAAGTTCCGCTCCCAGGTAACCGATAGCGGCCAAGAACAGTCCAAAAATCAGCGCCAGCGTTATAGCCTGCCCGGTGATCCGCCGAACTGTCTCCCACTGCCGGGCGCCGGCCTCTCTGGCGATGATGGCGGCTGCGCCGGTGCCGGCAGCGGCAAACACCATGGCAGCGGACATTTGTACGACAGTAGCCAGACCCACTGCCGCCAGACTGACTGCCCCCAATTGACCAACCATGGCGGTTACGATTAAACCGACTAGCATCACCCCGGTCATCTCCAGCACCACCGGCCAGGACAGGGATAGGATCTGCCCGCGCATAAAATGACTGACTATATTCACAGTTTATCCCATCCGTTCTCAGCACCCCAAAAGAGAGCATTTATTGCGGCTGCGGCACATACTGCGGCTGAACCTCGGAGGAGGTCAGCAAGCGATGAACGTAATCTTTCTGCTTCTTGGGCACCAGCGTATAAATGATATCGCCCGACTGTAAAACCGTACCGCCTTTGGGCGTTACCACCGTCTGCTCCCGCACAATAGCGGCGATCAGTACTTGCGGCGGCAATCCCAGGGCAGCGATGCACCGCCCGTCGGGGGCAGTGCCCTTCTCTATTTCAATTTCGAGGATTTCTGCCTCGGTTTTCCCTAATGAAACCAATTCCAGCATATGCGGCATCTTTTTCCGTCCCGCCGCCATAGCGCCCAGTTTTTCTCCCAAATAGGAAATGGTTGATCCCTGGATGAGGGCCGAAGTCACGACCACAAAGAATACCGCGTTAAAAATAAGCTGGCTTTTCTCGATGTGCGCCATCAAGGGGTATATGGCCAAAACAATGGGGACGGCGCCGCGCAATCCGGCCCAGGCAATAAACATCCGCTCGTTTCGCTGCCATTCCCGCCCCGGTGTAGACAGCCAAACCCCTAACGGCCGGGCAACCAAAATCA from Acetonema longum DSM 6540 encodes:
- a CDS encoding NfeD family protein, which codes for MLEVYWGCLAFGVAFAVITILFGDIADSVFDGVLDSFSVEHGDWFEPVVLVGGVASFGGAGVILSGYTDYSAVSVIVLSTLAASFLSVLVNFVYVRPMKQAENSVGFFTKDLIGKTGEVIIPIPASGYGEVLLKVGAGHTNQIAASSETLDIPAGAPVIVSAVRDGVLYVSSQGERAEE
- a CDS encoding M48 family metallopeptidase codes for the protein MNKPLPHPQEKAFFIVCLIFSIMTYLALILSIVGIIYILFLALMVWIATGVFLGEVRTNSVKVSESQFPEVYHLATDLAAKMNLAVPDIYVMQAGGTLNAMATRFLGRNFVIIFSDVLELAYEEGEDALAFIVAHELAHIKQKHLSRRWLVYPGLLIPFLGPAYSRSCEYTCDSFGAYYVPDGAVNGLLILAAGKKIYNKVNVNAFLRQADTERGLFVWLATIISTHPPLTKRLKAITDVSAHYARTATPTAYGHTNA
- a CDS encoding cation:proton antiporter; its protein translation is MHILIFELGLAVALIAFAGLLSNKFQFSIIPFYILVGMAVGPHAPQLGIFDFRFIESVVFIDFLGRLGVLFLLFYLGLEFSVGRLLKSGKTIITGGILYVALNFGAGLLLGWMMGYPLAETMVVCGIMVSSSTAIVAKVLVDLKRTANPETEIIMGMIMFDDLFIAIHMSILSGLVLSGQTTLLGILGTSLGALGFILFCLFMGRKIIGHVDKVLNIQSGEIFLLLVVAMLFIVAGFSETLHVAEAIGALLIGIVLADSMHVKRIEHLVIPFRDFFGAMFFFSFGLSIDPFSLGGSVGVALAGVLLTVIANFLAGQIAGRIGGLSHRAAANIGLTLVSRGEFSIIMANIGKAGGLLPVVQSFSVLYVLILAIMGPLLTKNSKNIYNTAEKLIKWVKTRKQQEAS
- the rlmH gene encoding 23S rRNA (pseudouridine(1915)-N(3))-methyltransferase RlmH; translated protein: MRISIVCVGKIKEKYLTAGIAEYTKRLTPYCRLDIIEVDEERMPDNPSDAEKQQVLSREGDKLLKNIRAASYLVALDVYGKQLSSEELSAKLDDLALKGQSDITFAIGGAFGIAPQVLAAAKERLSFSKMTFTHQMVRLLLAEQIYRAVKIGRGEPYHW
- a CDS encoding flotillin family protein; amino-acid sequence: MIIVTVLVVLIVLGLAFWARYRTVGPDEAMIVTGSFLVGADVLTDESGRKIKIVRGGGAFILPIFQQADNLSLLSHKLDVMTPEVYTEQGVPVMADGVAIIKVGSAIEDVATAAEQFIGKPSEALKAEAQEVLEGHLRAILGTMTVEEVYRNRDRFAQEVQSVAARDLKKMGLQIVSFTIKDVRDKQGYLDALGKPRIAAVKRDAEIAEAEAMRDARIKKALADEQGQKAELLRDTNVAEATKEKELKIAVFKREQDTAKAEADQAYSIQQARSEQIVTQEQMKIEIVRKEREIDVQEKEILRREKQFDAEVKKKADADRYAVEQAAEAAKAREILEADALQYRIEAEAKASAEQKRLEGLAIADAERAKGTAEADVVRLKGLAEAQAKEKLAEAFEKFGEAAVLDIVIRMLPELAGKIAEPLKTIDKLTVVDAGGGDGAVKVSKYVTALMATAPEMLKNVSGVDMERMIQGLLHQPAKADEETRTED
- a CDS encoding S1C family serine protease, coding for MSKWYRTLAPYFIIAVFGALIGGGLVLGYGGNFLAKPIPQAQQSFPPIAQASISDARNTAIVRAAQQISPAVVGITNKAYARDFFNRKVLVDQGQGSGVIFDAKGYIATNYHVVQNAAEITVSLLDGRNFPGKVLGVDPATDLAVVKVEATDLPVAAFGDSDQLMVGEPAIAIGNPLGVEFKGSVSAGIISALNRSLEIGERRFKLIQTDAAINPGNSGGALVNADGVVVGINSAKISFTGVEGLGFAIPINTARPILQSIIEKGKVVRPYLGVGVLDKKTAAQYGYELNAEKGVYVANLTLNGPADKAGIQRGDLIIRIAGMETNTVVDLRAAVEGKPIGSTVEVILQRNNKAMTLNVVLEEMPNEQQ